The genomic region CGCCGGACGGAACAATGATTTCCTTTGAAATCAATTTGAGCCCGTCGGCTAAAAGCTGGAATATGCCCTCTATCTTGCCAGCGTAGAGCGGCCCGACTCGCAGCTGCATCTTGGCGAGGAACTTTCTTTCGACAAAAATGGTCACGGCTGCAAAGATAGCAGCAAAGCCGAACCCGGGAAACGCGGCGACCCTAAAGAGGTCGGTATGGATCAGGTACTTGATAATCGGAATCGTGCGGGTCGGATCGACCATCATCGTCAGGAACAGGTAGGGTGTCAGAACCTGGCCGTTGACCGGCGGAAGCGGGACGTAAAACAGAATGACAAAGATCAGCGGCAGGCCGACAAGCGTGACTATGGCAAGTATCCAGAATACAAGCCAGATTACGCTCCCGACAAACTCGCCAAACCTAAAGTTCTGCGGATAGGTTGCCATGCTTTCTACCTGTCAGCCTCCACGGGCCAGTAGTTGAGTGACCAGTATACCGAGGGCATGTCGGCCATGCGGGAGCCAACGAGGAGATGCGGCAGCGCAAGGATGTTTCTAAAGGAGCCGACTGAGATCTTTACCCTGTACAGCCGCGGCTTGCCGTCGCTTACGATGTAATAGCCCAGTGCGCCCCTTCCAGACTCGACGCGCCTGTAGGCCTCCCCTGGAGGGCCCTTGGGGTTTGGCTGCAGTTTTGCCCTCACTTCGCCTGACTCGGGCATCTTGTCGAGCAGCTGCTCCATTATGTAGCACGATTCCTTCATGTCAAGAAACGGCACGTATGAGCGGGCAAACGAGTCGCCGGACTGCATGTACTGGACCTTGAAATCGATTTCATTGTAAATGTCGTAGGGCTCGACCTTTCGGATATCATAGGGCACGCCCGAGGCTCGCAGGACCGAGCCGGTGACTCCGAGTTTGATTGCATCTTCCTTGCTCAGCACCGCCACGCCTTCGGTCCTCTGGCGGAAAAGGGGCATGTTGTAGAATATGTCCTCGTATTCCTTGAGCCGCTTCTGGAAGTAGCGGATCTGTCGGAGTGCCTTTTCCTTGAATCCGTTTGGCATGTCGTTTCTTACTCCTCCGGGGATGTTGTAAGCGTGCGTGACACGTGCGCCTGTCAGGGCCTCCATCAGGTCGATGAAAAGCTCTCTGTCGCCGGCGGGCCACATGAACATGGTCGAGTGCCCAAGAAATATTCCGTAAATTGCAAGCCAGTATAGAGTGTAGATCTGCCGGTTCATTTCCGAGGCAAGGGCGCGGATAAACTGGCCCCTCCGGGGCACCTCGATACCTATCAGCTCCTCTACGGCAAGGCTGTACGAGTAGGTTACGTTTGTAGAGTCGTGGATTACAGGCCTTTCAAGGTGGGGAATGTTCTGAATCACGTTTCGGTACTCGCACATTTTCTCCTCGCCGCGATGAACGTAACCCGGGTCAGGGTCGCAGTAGACGATATAGTCCCCGTCTACCTTGATAACGAACCTAAAGTGGCCGGAACCGGGGTGCTGCGGACCGACGCTCAAAGTCATCAGTCGGTCCTCCTCGGACTCTTTTACTATCTGAAGGCCAAGTCTTTTAGATTCTTCAAATTTGTCCTCGAGGCTGCTTCCACTCATTTTGTCAACCTATCTCCCTTTGATCCTAAAATCCTTCCGGAGAGGCGGAAGGTCCGCCCAGTCCTCGGGCAGAAGGAACCTGTCATTTCGCGGGTGACCGTCAAAATAGATGCCAAGCATTTCAAACGTCTCTCGTTCATGATACTCGACGCTTTTGTAGACATTTAACAACGTGGGAAGGTGCGGATCGTCTCTGTTTGTCCTCACAGCCAGCATAAGAATCTGCGGTCCCAGGTCCTCGTTCGTGTAGGAGCCTAGCTGATAAACCATTTCCATCTGGTTGTCTTTGGGATAGTCCGTTCCGCCTGCGCACTCGGCATGATCAAAGCCCATTGTATCGCGGAGGTAAGTAGCGACAGAAACAACGTTCGTGGGTTCGACTAGGATCTTGAGCCTGAGAGGCCGGACGAAAAGCACCTTTACAAGATCGCCGAACTCGGCTGTTAGCTGGTCTGCAAGCCCTTTCTCAAACTTGGGCGGTGCCGGTTCTTTTGCAATTCCCGTCTGAGGCGCGGCCACAGCGGCCATGGCGGAGGTCTTGGTCTTTGCAGGAAGTGTGGGGGGCGAAGGGCTTGAAGATGTGCTGCCGCTCTCTTTGGGCTTGGTCGGCTTTTGCTCGCCGCTCATGCTACTTTATCTTTGACCTTTTGATCTTTTCCTGCAGGAGCATACATCCTTGGATTAGAGTCTCAGGTCTAGGAGGGCACCCAGGAACGTAAACGTCCACTGGAACTACACTATCTATTCCCGGCAATACGTTGTACGAGTCAAAGAACAGTCCTCCGGTTATGGCGCATGCACCCATGGCTATGACGTACTTTGGTTCGGCCATCTGGTCATATACCATTCGAAGACGCGGGGCCATTTTCCGAGTCACAGTTCCCTGGACCACTATCAGATCGCATTGCCTTAGAGAACCAAAAGCTTCAATGATTCCGAATCTCTCGACGTCGTAGCGTGGGCTAGACGAGGCGCCGAATTCCACACTGCAGCACGCGGTTTCCAGGTGGACGGGCCAGAGCGACCAGATTCTTCCCCAGTTTATGGCGTAACCTAGCGGAGCATCGAGTGCTCTGACAAGCACGTCGCTCAGCTTGCTCACCATAACGTTGAAGTTCTGCGGGCTCACGAGGTCCTTCATCATTTGGCTTTGTCTCCCTCCTTTCTGAGTTCTTTGGCGCTTTTTCCGTATTTAATACTTGTTAGCATGAACTCTTTCACCAGATCCCCTTCTTGCCGGAAAGGTAAAGGGCATACCCCATTGCAGTAAACATTATTGCCAGAAATCCAATGATTGGGAGCGTGGCTGCTCTTGGGATGGAAAAAAGAGCGGTGCCCCAAGCATAGAGGAAAATCGACATGACGTCAAAGACCACGAACATCAGGATGTAGGCGTAGTACTGCATCATAAAGTGCGAACGGCCCTCGCCTGTCGGCATCTGACCGCATTCCATTGGCAAAAACTTTACAGGGTTGTATCGCCTTCGCGGGGACAGCAATCGGGACAGAATCAGCGCGGGCACTGATGCAACCAAGCCAAAGCCGAGCATGTAAAGGATAGGAGTAAAGTCGGCAGCCGTCTCCCCAGCCAAGGCAAAACTGCTCTTCTGATCAAGGTATAAAAACTTAACGAGGTTGCCTCAAAATCGATCTTTTTGA from Nitrososphaera sp. harbors:
- the nuoB gene encoding NADH-quinone oxidoreductase subunit NuoB → MMKDLVSPQNFNVMVSKLSDVLVRALDAPLGYAINWGRIWSLWPVHLETACCSVEFGASSSPRYDVERFGIIEAFGSLRQCDLIVVQGTVTRKMAPRLRMVYDQMAEPKYVIAMGACAITGGLFFDSYNVLPGIDSVVPVDVYVPGCPPRPETLIQGCMLLQEKIKRSKIK
- a CDS encoding NADH-quinone oxidoreductase subunit D, yielding MTLSVGPQHPGSGHFRFVIKVDGDYIVYCDPDPGYVHRGEEKMCEYRNVIQNIPHLERPVIHDSTNVTYSYSLAVEELIGIEVPRRGQFIRALASEMNRQIYTLYWLAIYGIFLGHSTMFMWPAGDRELFIDLMEALTGARVTHAYNIPGGVRNDMPNGFKEKALRQIRYFQKRLKEYEDIFYNMPLFRQRTEGVAVLSKEDAIKLGVTGSVLRASGVPYDIRKVEPYDIYNEIDFKVQYMQSGDSFARSYVPFLDMKESCYIMEQLLDKMPESGEVRAKLQPNPKGPPGEAYRRVESGRGALGYYIVSDGKPRLYRVKISVGSFRNILALPHLLVGSRMADMPSVYWSLNYWPVEADR
- a CDS encoding NADH-quinone oxidoreductase subunit C, with the protein product MSGEQKPTKPKESGSTSSSPSPPTLPAKTKTSAMAAVAAPQTGIAKEPAPPKFEKGLADQLTAEFGDLVKVLFVRPLRLKILVEPTNVVSVATYLRDTMGFDHAECAGGTDYPKDNQMEMVYQLGSYTNEDLGPQILMLAVRTNRDDPHLPTLLNVYKSVEYHERETFEMLGIYFDGHPRNDRFLLPEDWADLPPLRKDFRIKGR
- a CDS encoding NADH-quinone oxidoreductase subunit A — its product is MLGFGLVASVPALILSRLLSPRRRYNPVKFLPMECGQMPTGEGRSHFMMQYYAYILMFVVFDVMSIFLYAWGTALFSIPRAATLPIIGFLAIMFTAMGYALYLSGKKGIW